The stretch of DNA TCCAATTTTGTACATATTTTGAAATCGAATGAATTTAAGTTGGTTTGGAATTTTGATAACCGATACAAGCCGATTCATCCAAGAAACCggaactttctattttttcaatttcgatCCGGTTCAATTCAGTTTATGGGTTTAATTTGAtcttggaattttttgttgggCTAGTTGGtttttcaaactcaaataaGAAACTCGATCGCTAATCACATTGTTGATACAACGTATTTCGATTTAGTGGATGAATCAaaaactttctattttttcgATTTCGGTATGATTCAATTTAGTTTATAGGTTTAATTTGATCTTAGGTTTTTCTGTTGGGCTAGTtggtttttcatattcaaataaaaaactcgATCGTTAAGTATCAACGTATTTCGATTTAGAGCTTATttagatagtaagttgagatagtttgtgaataataataagatatttgagttaagttgagatgagttacaaATGATTTGacttaaaatgttttatagagttttgaaaaatgagagaaaaataaaattgaataaaaatattataaagttaaactattgttataatattatttttattttagaatttaaaaaagttaaattacttttcgtattttgtttgaaaatttgaaaaaattgtaataattaaataatagttagatgaaaatgttaaaaatttgaaattgaaaagtatttgtgtttgtggtgttttCAATATTGAGATGAGGAGgtttcattatccaaatgaggccttaaatcaatttaattaattaatgacaaAATTGATGGTAAAAAATTGCATTGCTCAAATCTTTAGtattaaagaaagagaaatactttagatacaaaaaaattttacaaaaataaacttaaaaaccGATGTGCAAAGTATACCTAAATATCACGTGAAATCATGCTAGTTTATCAATTTACATTTATGAAACATATATGTTTTGTGGTTGCAATAATTCTCCTAAAAAAGATATAGGGAACAATTTCAAGATGGGAATGCCTGTGAAAGTGCTTCCGTAATTGTAAATTTGAAATGAGCTATGCTTTAGAACAATAGCAAGCATCAAGAAAGATTATGAAAACTGGCCAATGAGCAATTGAGGCTGGCCAAACAATGAGCAATTGAAAGATAACCATGCATAGGGGTGGGTGGCTGAGGCAGGGGCCCCTGTCAGCAGACCGGGCAGGGCCTAGGCCGGCCCATTTGACAACCATTTGACAACCATTTATAAATCAAGTTATAAATTTGAACAAACAAAACAGACCCATATAGATGCCCCAAATCAAATAGTTCCATCTTGCTCTCAGGCACCTAGTGAACGCAATGACAACTTAGCAGCTTGCAGCTCAACTATCACATTCACTAGGCTAACATGAGCAATGTGACCTGACAGTTAAAGCTTAGCATCCCATTTGACAACCATTTATAGATCATGTTATGAATTTGAACAAACAAAACAGAGACCATATAGATGCCCCAAATCAAATAGTTCCATCTTGCTCTCAGACACCTAGTGAACACAATTCCAATTTAGCAGCTTGCAGCTCAACTATCAGGTCACATCTATCGAATCATAAATATCACAAATACCGTGCCATACACAATCACTCTGTGACAAGGAAATGCAAAACTGAAGTTTATAAGAACATAAAGATTAACTGCCAAAATAACTTCCctatcaaattatataatacttgCAGGAAATCCTATGCTCCCCAATTCCGAAAGATGCTTCATATAATAACTTTATCTAAATGCAGGAAATCCTATGCTCCCCATTTCTGAAATCAATTAAACTTACCTTATTCCCAATTCTAAAAACCATTAAACTTATTTTCAGAGAATACTCCAACAAACAAGTGTATTAATCAAACAAAATGGATCATACAAGCATTAAACCACATTACAAAAGACTTCCACCCCTCATTCTTTCTAAATCTTAGAAATCAGTCTCCAACTTTAAACAAGTCTCCTACATTTCAAAAAGATTCTCATAATCTATAAGGTTGAGCCTAGTGATCAAAGGGTAGGCTTGGGATAAGCTGTAGCAAAGATTTacgtgggtccgaagggccctgttTTGGTGAGGCTTCACttgatgaaaaagaaatataggaAGTCCAAAACTATCCACTAAAAGTCCAGCACCCGAATTGATATGGAAATCTATGTTGAGGCATTACATGGAACTAAACTATCCGCATTACATGTTTCACCGACATATCTACTATCTACGAACAAGGAATAAGTAATCTACACACCATTTCCAACATCATTCCACAATAAAGATTATGagacttctatttttttttttttttttacggatTAAGTAAATGCGTTGTCAAATTAAAATTCGATCCCAACTTTAAGAATTGTATatctccaaattaaaaaaaaaaaaaccatccacAGCATTTCATGTAAATAATTCAAGCTCCAGATGTAAAACCTTAGATTCCGGATACATGATTGAAGAAAACAACCgataaaaattcatttcaaaatccaaaactGATTACTAAAATTAACCATCACAATTTTTCTCAATCTAGGGGAACCTCGACGTCTCCGTCGGTGATCTCCTGCTGCAGATCTTTGGGGTCCTTTCCGTCGACCGTACAGCCTACGGAGACGCAGGTGCCTAGGATCTCCTTAACGGTGCCACTGAGGTCCTTGGCCATGGATCTGTGACGCATAACCTTGGCGATCTCGATGACGTCGTCGAGGGATATGTTGCCGTTATGCTTAATGTTTTTCGTCTTCTTGCGGTCGCGCTCGGGCTCCTTCAAGGCCTTGATGACAAGTGCAGCGGCCGATGGAACCACCGAGACCTTAGCCTGACGGTTCTGGACGGTGAGCTTGACAGTCACGCGGAGGCCCTTCCAGTCCTTGGCCGTCTCCTTGGCTATGTCCTCTCCGATCTTCTTCGGTGAGAGACCTAGCGGCCCGATCTTCGGGGCGAGCGAACTAGCAGCCCCCACCTCACCTCCGGTCACCCGGACGTACACGTCCACCACCTGCGACGGGTCGAATTTCGGAGGCATTCTTGGCTGCTCTGTGGGTTTCGCTAGGGTTTGTCTGAAGAAGGAGAGTGATCGTGGGGGGGCGCTAGGGTTTCATATATGTATGCTAGGGTTTTGCGCATGGGGTGATCGGAATGACTAAAGTGTCctcaacttttataaaaaatttgttacaTGTTTGTAGAGAAGTTAGAACTGAGATAAGTGGCCCATTTGTGTAAATTGGATTTGTTCCATCACAAACTTCTAAAGCCCTAAAACTTGGAAAGCCCATAACTCTATCACTCCCGGCCCAATGGATGAGTTCTCTGATCTTAATGCAACTatgtttcttaaaaaatatatttttgtataataatttatgaaaatcattttaccaacataccatcattttaaaacataaatgtgTAAATGTGTATGAAAAGAGTATTGTGATTTTATTACCATACGTATGAGTTTTcgacaaaaataaatactaaggccccatttggaGCTTGAATTgaactgagatcaactcagtttagtcttattttaagttgaatctaacatctaaatacctaacttttaaatcattaaactcatttcaactcaaaacttctttacatgtGAGACCCACAATCACATGTAAACTTACTTAGGAgggccccacaaaactcactctctCATCTAAACTTACTgttattcataaatacatcaactcaactcaacatccaaacggggcctaaataaatattttctaaatttgtttGCACTCACCCTAAGCCTTATAAAGTTATAATTGAGATAAAACTCCGATTGTCTGTTTGGATAGATGGATCTGAGAAAGgagaatttatttttgagtttttaaaaCCCAAATCTCTTGGTTGGatcacatatttataatatttggatttg from Juglans regia cultivar Chandler chromosome 4, Walnut 2.0, whole genome shotgun sequence encodes:
- the LOC109013747 gene encoding 60S ribosomal protein L12-like: MPPKFDPSQVVDVYVRVTGGEVGAASSLAPKIGPLGLSPKKIGEDIAKETAKDWKGLRVTVKLTVQNRQAKVSVVPSAAALVIKALKEPERDRKKTKNIKHNGNISLDDVIEIAKVMRHRSMAKDLSGTVKEILGTCVSVGCTVDGKDPKDLQQEITDGDVEVPLD